From the genome of Eucalyptus grandis isolate ANBG69807.140 chromosome 2, ASM1654582v1, whole genome shotgun sequence, one region includes:
- the LOC104420003 gene encoding ribulose-phosphate 3-epimerase, chloroplastic has protein sequence MSTASVCSSTLQSQIGGLELRRSSLRRPSNVAFTRKIQTVVKASSRVDKFSKSDIIVSPSILSANFSKLGDQVKAVELAGCDWIHVDVMDGRFVPNITIGPLVVGALRPVTDLPLDVHLMIVEPEQRVPDFIKAGADIVSVHCEQTSTIHLHRTVNQIKSLGAKAGVVLNPATPLTAIEYVLDVVDLVLIMSVNPGFGGQSFIESQVKKISDLRRMCVEKGVNPWIEVDGGVGPANAYKVIEAGANALVAGSAVFGAKDYAEAIKGIKTSKRPQPVAV, from the exons atgtcgaCCGCCTCGGTTTGCTCCTCGACGCTCCAGTCGCAGATCGGCGGCCTCGAGCTCCGGCGGTCTTCCCTCCGGCGGCCGAGCAACGTCGCTTTCACCAG GAAGATCCAGACGGTGGTGAAGGCATCTTCACGAGTTGACAAATTCTCCAAAAGTGATATCATTGTATCTCCATCAATTCTATCTGCTAATTTTTCGAAGCTGGGAGATCAG GTGAAAGCTGTGGAGTTGGCAGGATGTGATTGGATCCACGTTGATGTAATGGATGGCCGTTTTGTTCCCAATATTACAATCGGTCCCCTTGTGGTTGGTGCCCTGCGCCCTGTAACAGATCTTCCTCTGGATGTTCATCTG ATGATTGTGGAACCTGAACAGCGAGTACCGGATTTCATCAAGGCTGGAGCTGACATAGTCAGTGTGCATTGTGAACAAACTTCTACCATCCACTTGCATCGCACGGTCAACCAA ATCAAAAGTCTGGGAGCCAAAGCTGGAGTTGTCCTGAACCCTGCTACCCCACTAACTGCTATAGAATATGTTCTTGATG TGGTTGATCTGGTGTTGATCATGTCGGTGAACCCTGGCTTTGGTGGGCAAAGCTTTATCGAGAGCcaagtgaagaaaatatcaGACTTGAGAAGGATGTGTGTGGAGAAG GGAGTCAACCCATGGATTGAAGTAGATGGTGGAGTTGGCCCAGCCAATGCATATAAG GTCATTGAAGCTGGTGCAAATGCTTTGGTTGCTGGTTCTGCAGTCTTCGGTGCTAAAGATTATGCAGAAG CTATCAAAGGAATCAAAACCAGCAAGAGGCCTCAACCAGTTGCTGTCTAA
- the LOC104419991 gene encoding protein NEN1, with protein sequence MSPAAATATAAAAAADGDRSEIAFFDLETTVPTRAGQPFAILEFGAILVCPRKLVELESYSTLVRPSDLSLISSLSVRCNGITHDAVVSAPSFADIADKVHDILHGRIWAGHNILRFDCARLREAFAEIGRPAPEPKGTIDSLALLTQKFGRRAGDMKMATLASYFGLGQQTHRSLDDVRMNLEVVKYCATVLFLESSLPDIFTANSWISPNATTRSRSNGKFSNGGSSVSSSTSGQKVESDRILSLASQGEGEAHPIFSLVTPNADEVVKSDTVRPDAFSMDSLSVDLRAEPLLSDVAMEEQPDNQDSDMSVSSPAAASEGCSGYAGFLEPEEVSIPSIRASLVPFYRGSQRIQLSHKGAILQLCCNQLRVRFGVNDRFLNNAGRPKFSFVVDISPTLCQVLDACDGIAQKLSVDSGSSSEWKSVVIRKNGFANSPTIRLHIPTVNADVPRYETEIYRKESSGSSEKLVFSQCNIEEIKPLLSTGTSVDACFSLDHYDFQQNSGIRLVAKKLFIYSN encoded by the exons ATGAGTCCGGCCGCCGCAACCGCcaccgccgcagccgccgctgCCGACGGCGACCGATCGGAGATCGCGTTCTTCGACTTGGAGACGACCGTGCCGACGCGGGCGGGGCAGCCGTTCGCGATCCTCGAGTTCGGGGCCATCCTGGTGTGCCCGCGGAAGCTGGTGGAGCTGGAGAGCTACTCCACCCTCGTCCGCCCCTCCGACCTCTCCCTCATCTCGTCGCTCTCCGTCCGCTGCAACGGCATCACCCACGACGCCGTCGTCTCCGCCCCCTCCTTCGCCGACATCGCCGACAAGGTCCACGACATCCTCCACG GGAGGATATGGGCGGGCCACAACATATTGAGGTTCGATTGTGCTCGGCTTAGGGAGGCCTTCGCTGAGATCGGCAGGCCGGCGCCGGAGCCGAAGGGAACGATCGATTCGTTGGCGTTGTTGACTCAGAAGTTCGGAAGAAGAGCTGGCGATATGAAG ATGGCCACATTGGCATCATACTTTGGACTTGGACAGCAAACTCATAG GAGTTTGGATGATGTGAGGATGAATCTGGAAGTTGTTAAGTATTGTGCAACAGTTCTGTTCTTG GAATCGAGTCTCCCAGACATATTCACAGCAAACAGTTGGATTTCCCCTAATGCTACCACAAGAAGCCGTAgtaatggaaaattttcaaatggagGAAGCTCAGTAAGTTCCTCTACGTCTGGTCAAAAGGTCGAAAGTGATCGGATACTCTCTCTTGCAAGTCAAGGAGAGGGAGAAGCccatccaatattttctctagTGACTCCCAATGCAGATGAGGTGGTCAAGTCTGATACAGTTCGGCCAGATGCTTTTAGCATGGATTCCCTCAGTGTTGATCTAAGAGCAGAGCCCCTTCTATCAGATGTTGCTATGGAAGAACAACCTGATAACCAGGATTCTGACATGTCCGTTTCCTCTCCAGCAGCTGCATCTGAGGGTTGCAGTGGCTATGCTGGGTTCTTAGAGCCTGAAGAAGTATCCATCCCTTCTATTCGTGCATCCCTCGTGCCTTTCTATAGGGGTAGTCAAAGAATACAGCTTTCGCACAAAGGTGCAATTTTGCAGCTTTGCTGCAATCAGTTGAGGGTGCGGTTTGGAGTTAATGACAGGTTTCTTAATAACGCTGGTCGGCCAAAATTTAGTTTTGTGGTGGATATATCTCCAACCTTATGTCAGGTGCTTGATGCATGTGATGGAATTGCACAGAAATTATCTGTTGATTCTGGTAGCAGCTCTGAGTGGAAGTCTGTCGTGATTAGGAAAAATGGCTTCGCCAATTCTCCAACTATAAGACTTCA CATTCCAACTGTTAATGCAGATGTCCCAAGATACGAGACCGAGATCTACCGAAAAGAATCTTCCGGCAGTTCAGAAAAACTTGTCTTTAGTCAGTGTAATATTGAGGAGATCAAGCCCTTGCTCAGTACTGGAACTTCTGTGGATGCTTGCTTCTCTTTGGATCACTATGACTTTCAACAGAATTCTGGCATCCGGCTAGTGGCAAAGAAGTTGTTCATTTACTCGAACTGA
- the LOC120290447 gene encoding receptor-like protein 15 produces MKSLIWCMWWTWALLVLMGSGGMGCLEEERNALLGIKAAFNSPNGSSLSSWSDDYGSNCCGWKRVVCDNATSRVARLYLNNTRHPNLGAWVIKASLFLPLEELQVLDLSKNHLSGPNLEVLDILGNTLANDALLDIARITSLKALDIKFGGLSASTLMEGLCELRNLEELHIVGNGVWGPLPSCSCNMTSLRALDVRYNNFSGPIPSCLVNNLKSLEYIALSGNAFEGSLSLASLADNSNLEVFHLVDNHYRLEVNTEDPAWFPTFQLKVFSLSNCVLNKDANGVIPSFLKGQHDLRGVQLNHNGMRGNFPNWLLDNNVNLDRLELIGNELSGTFHLPSNLSLANMGLFDVSANTFEGELPTSIGFNLPNFNVLNFSNNLLSGGIPPSMGNMQLLEFLDLSNNSFTGEIPETLAKGCTCLNILKLSHNNLQGQMLPRYSNLGNLGSLYLDNNCFRGDISPDILNSSLLTVLDVSHNFLSGSLPNWIGDIQNLQGLMLASNLLGGPLPYSFCNLTVLTLLDLSSNNLGPNIPPCANVKFLRYLHLSNDTLVGHFPEFLSKASSIVTLDLRQNALSGEIPRWIGSLRNLRILLLRGNNFEGSIPPDLCLLKDMSLLDLSNNNLYGKIHSCLNGLPFGYFEPYIVDILVEEHWETRDNRLSFKFAYQYLYLEMVPNIIRLEEVNFITKSRLESYKGNILNLMSGMDLSQNNLTGFIPSELGYLRELKVLNLSHNHLIGSIPGTFSNLQNVESLDLSYNNLTGPIPPQLTNLCGLSVFIVAHNNLSGRTPDFKNQFGTFDEASYRGNPLLCGPPLTSCDGSNRGTATPPSFNHTGEDDSWSEAFWWSFAGSYVVAFLGVILFLYLNLYYRYMLFNLVRKFIPSFPQ; encoded by the exons ATGAAGAGTCTTATATGGTGTATGTGGTGGACATGGGCGTTGCTGGTGTTGATGGGGAGTGGAGGCATGGGGTGCctggaagaagagaggaatgcGCTGCTCGGCATCAAGGCCGCCTTCAACAGCCCGAACGggtcttctctttcatcatgGAGTGACGACTACGGCAGCAACTGTTGTGGCTGGAAACGCGTGGTGTGCGACAACGCCACTTCGCGAGTGGCTCGCCTATATCTGAATAATACACGGCATCCAAACCTGGGAGCTTGGGTTATTAAAGCCTCTTTATTCCTCCCTCTGGAGGAACTTCAAGTGTTGGATTTAAGTAAAAATCATCTCTCAg GTCCAAATCTAGAGGTGCTGGATATTTTGGGTAACACTTTGGCTAATGATGCTCTCCTGGACATTGCGAGGATAACATCTCTTAAGGCCTTAGATATCAAATTTGGTGGATTGAGTGCTTCGACATTAATGGAAG GCTTGTGCGAATTAAGGAACCTTGAGGAGTTGCACATTGTTGGTAATGGGGTTTGGGGTCCTCTTCCGTCGTGCTCGTGCAATATGACCTCACTTCGTGCACTTGATGTTCGATATAACAATTTTAGCGGACCCATTCCTTCGTGTCTCGTCAATAATCTCAAGTCACTTGAATATATTGCCTTATCTGGAAATGCTTTTGAAGGCTCACTTTCGCTTGCTTCCCTAGCTGATAATTCTAACCTTGAGGTATTCCACCTCGTCGACAACCATTATCGTCTGGAAGTAAATACAGAAGACCCCGCTTGGTTTCCTACATTTCAATTGAAGGTATTTAGTTTATCGAACTGTGTGCTCAACAAAGATGCAAATGGCGTAATTCCTAGCTTTTTGAAGGGACAACATGACTTGAGAGGTGTTCAGCTCAACCACAATGGAATGAGAGGAAATTTCCCGAATTGGCTACTAGACAACAATGTAAATCTGGATCGGTTGGAACTCATAGGCAATGAATTGTCGGGTACTTTTCATTTGCCTTCTAATTTGAGTCTTGCCAACATGGGGTTGTTTGATGTGTCTGCTAATACTTTTGAAGGAGAGCTTCCAACTTCGATTGGTTTTAACCTCCCGAATTtcaatgttttgaatttttcaaacaacTTACTAAGTGGTGGAATCCCTCCCTCAATGGGCAATATGCAACTTCTAGAATTTTTGGACTTGTCGAATAACAGCTTCACTGGAGAGATACCGGAGACATTGGCTAAAGGTTGTACGTGtcttaatattttgaaattgtcaCACAACAATTTGCAGGGCCAAATGCTACCGAGGTATTCTAACTTAGGAAACTTGGGAAGTTTGTATTTGGACAACAATTGTTTTAGAGGGGACATATCGCCCGATATCTTAAATAGCTCCCTCTTGACGGTTTTGGATGTAAGCCATAATTTCCTATCTGGATCACTTCCTAATTGGATTGGAGATATTCAAAACTTGCAGGGGCTTATGTTGGCGAGTAACTTATTGGGAGGTCCTTTACCGTACAGCTTTTGCAACTTGACAGTACTCACTCTTCTAGACCTCTCAAGTAACAACCTTGGGCCGAATATACCTCCTTGCGCCAACGTTAAATTTCTGCGGTACTTGCATTTATCAAATGACACTCTTGTTGGGCATTTTCCTGAGTTTCTTTCTAAAGCTTCATCAATTGTCACATTGGACCTTAGACAAAACGCATTGTCAGGTGAGATCCCGAGGTGGATTGGTTCACTTCGGAACTTGAGGATTCTTCTACTACGAGGAAATAATTTTGAAGGTTCAATTCCTCCAGATCTGTGCCTATTGAAAGATATGAGCTTATTGGATCTCTCCAATAATAATCTTTATGGGAAAATTCATTCTTGTTTGAATGGTTTGCCATTTGGATACTTTGAGCCATACATAGTTGATATACTTGTAGAAGAGCATTGGGAAACACGCGACAATAGGCTCAGTTTCAAATTTGCATATCAATATCTCTATCTAGAAATGGTACCAAATATAATTAGATTAGAAGAAGTAAACTTCATCACAAAGAGTAGGTTGGAATCTTATAAGGGCAACATCCTAAACCTCATGTCAGGAATGGATCTCTCACAGAACAATTTGACAGGCTTTATTCCTTCGGAGTTGGGCTACTTGAGGGAACTAAAAGTATTGAACCTATCACACAACCATTTGATAGGATCGATCCCGGGAACGTTTTCCAATTTACAGAATGTAGAGAGTTTGGATCTATCTTATAACAACTTAACTGGTCCCATCCCTCCACAACTAACAAATCTCTGTGGCTTGTCGGTTTTTATTGTGGCTCACAACAACTTGTCAGGCAGGACACCggattttaaaaatcaatttggaacttTTGATGAAGCAAGTTATAGAGGTAACCCTCTTCTTTGTGGACCACCATTAACAAGCTGTGATGGCTCAAATCGAGGAACGGCAACGCCACCATCTTTTAATCATACCGGGGAGGATGACTCCTGGAGTGAAGCCTTTTGGTGGAGTTTTGCGGGATCATACGTGGTGGCATTCCTTGGAGTGATTCTGTTTCTCTACCTAAACTTGTACTATCGGTACATGTTGTTCAACCTTGTTCGTAAGTTTATCCCATCATTTCCCCAGTAG
- the LOC104419997 gene encoding pentatricopeptide repeat-containing protein At5g56310, whose amino-acid sequence MIRGHGRGPAPRASVECFARMVARGDAVPDGYTYSHLLTACVRSGLFGEGLQVHGRVVRDGYAANPFLGANLVNLYAMGGGERGMEDARRVFDDMGERNLVCWNSLLAGYVRRGDMGGARRMFDEMRETNVVSWTIMVAGYARNGMCRQALSVFNEMRRLRVELDQVALVAALSACSELGNLKLGRWIHSYVIEKVCARNQQLSVTLNNAIIHMYASCGSIDEAYEVFRNMLRRSTASWTTIIIGFAKQGLADEALATFHMMLSIGEPKAQPDELTYIGVLSACSHAGYVDEGRRVFKSMSASQRIIPRIEHYGCMVDLLSRAGYLEEACWLIESMPMEPNEAVWGALLGGCRIHKNPEIASLVAQRLAVELDPDRAAGYFLLLLETYRTSNRWTDVNDIRQKMIDIGAKKPAPGRSWVEVNGAIHDFVAGDRSHKRTFFIHEMLRKVKVQAELGGDQPDALDEELCAAS is encoded by the coding sequence ATGATCCGGGGCCACGGGCGGGGCCCGGCGCCGAGAGCGTCGGTGGAGTGCTTTGCTCGGATGGTGGCGCGCGGGGACGCCGTGCCCGATGGGTACACGTACTCCCATCTCCTGACCGCGTGCGTGCGGTCGGGCTTGTTCGGCGAAGGGCTGCAGGTGCACGGGCGGGTTGTGAGGGATGGGTATGCTGCCAATCCGTTCCTGGGGGCGAATTTGGTGAATTTGTACGCGATGGGTGGAGGGGAGCGCGGGATGGAGGATGCGCGCAGGGTGTTCGACGATATGGGCGAGAGGAATCTCGTGTGTTGGAATTCGTTGCTTGCCGGGTATGTTAGGCGCGGAGACATGGGCGGTGCGCGGAGGATGTTTGATGAGATGCGGGAGACGAATGTCGTGTCTTGGACAATAATGGTTGCCGGGTATGCTCGGAACGGAATGTGTAGACAAGCATTGAGCGTGTTTAATGAGATGCGGAGACTTCGGGTGGAGTTGGACCAGGTGGCTCTGGTGGCTGCGCTGTCGGCTTGTTCAGAGTTGGGAAATTTGAAACTTGGGCGGTGGATCCATTCGTATGTCATAGAGAAAGTATGTGCAAGAAATCAGCAATTGTCGGTCACTCTGAACAATGCCATTATCCACATGTACGCTAGCTGTGGTTCGATTGATGAAGCCTACGAGGTGTTCAGGAATATGCTGCGGAGAAGCACAGCTTCTTGGACGACCATAATCATCGGATTTGCGAAGCAGGGGCTTGCGGATGAAGCTCTTGCGACATTCCATATGATGCTTAGCATTGGAGAGCCCAAAGCACAGCCCGACGAGCTAACTTATATCGGGGTTCTTAGTGCGTGCAGCCATGCCGGGTATGTTGACGAGGGCCGCCGTGTTTTTAAAAGCATGAGTGCAAGTCAAAGAATTATACCGAGAATCGAGCATTATGGCTGTATGGTTGACCTCTTGAGTCGTGCTGGATATTTGGAGGAAGCGTGTTGGCTCATAGAAAGCATGCCCATGGAACCGAATGAAGCTGTGTGGGGTGCCCTGCTCGGTGGTTGTAGGATTCATAAAAATCCTGAGATCGCTTCTCTTGTGGCGCAGAGACTAGCGGTTGAGCTCGACCCTGACCGTGCTGCAGGctattttttgcttttgttggaaACATATAGGACATCCAACAGATGGACAGATGTGAACGATATTAGGCAGAAAATGATTGACATAGGTGCAAAGAAGCCAGCACCTGGCCGAAGTTGGGTTGAGGTCAATGGAGCCATTCATGATTTTGTGGCCGGTGATAGGAGCCACAAACGCACGTTTTTTATACACGAGATGCTTAGAAAGGTGAAAGTTCAAGCTGAGTTGGGAGGAGACCAGCCAGATGCATTGGATGAGGAATTGTGTGCTGCATCCTAG